The sequence TGGTCCTTGGCGCTAACTGGGACACCGAGGCGGTTTACGTCTGGGATTTCCACGGACGCCTGCAACGCACGCTGAAAGGTTCCGCGCTCACCGAACGCGGACTGGGAGTTGTCAGCGGGACTGATGGGCGAGCCGGATTGGCCGTGCAGGACTGGAAGTTCCAGGGCGACCATCTTTTTGCCTCGGGCCTGTTCCGCACGCCGGGAGGCACGGCCGAGCCGCCGCAAAGCCGGTGGATCACGTTTGGCGGCTTCCTGGAATCCGAATTCCGACAGAAGTCAGTCGCATTGCCCGTCCGGCACCGCGTTGAACTTGGCCAGGAAGGGATGGCGGTTCTGGAACAGACGGTCTATTTCCTCCCGGAAGACTTGGGACCCTCGAGCCGGCTTTTCAGCGTGCCGCGGGCCGAGCTCGAGAATTGAGCAAGAGAAGCTCCGTTTCTCCGAGGAGACGAATTCCGCGCAGTCTTTGGCAACGAACGTTGAGCGGGCGAAAGCGTGACGCACGACCGTTTGGTGTGGACGAAGTCAAATTCCGAGTGTCGTGAACCGCAGCGACGCGCGCGGCGTCAGTCCTTCAGGAAACGGAGCCTGGCATGAGCAGCGAAGCGAAGTTCGATCCCTGGAACGTTTCGGCGGACGATTTCCCTCATACCGGCACCTGCGCGGAGAAATTGGAGTTTCTGTTGCGCTATGCCGTGCTCGCGCCGTCCAGCCACAATTCGCAGCCCTGGTTGTTTCGGGTCCACACCAACGTCGTGGAATTGTATGCGGACCGGACGCGCTCGCTGCGCGTGGTCGATCCCGATGATCGCGAGTTGATCATCAGTTGCGGCGCGGCGCTGGGGCACTTGAAGGTTGCGTTGCGGCATTTCGCTTACCTGGGAACGGTGGAGATTCTGCCGGATTCCGAAGACCGCGATTTGTTGGCGCGAATCCGCGTGGGACTGAAAGGCGAAGGCTCGGCTGGAGATAACGCGATGTTCCATGCGGTGTTGAAACGGCGGACCAATCGACAGGCGTTCAGCGACGATCCCGTGCCCGGTGATTTGATCGACGCCCTGGAGCGATGTGCGGCAGAGGAAGGCGCGTGGTTTTATGCGCTGCGATCCCCCGAAACCCGTTACGGACTGGCGGATCTGATCGCCGTCGCCGATCGGAGGCAGTGGGCCAACAAACACTTTCGACGGGAACTTGCCGCGTGGTTGCGCCCGCCGCAAAGCGCCAGCCATGACGGCATCCCGGGATTTGCGCTGAGTCTGACGGATCTTCTGTCCGCCGACGGCCCGGTGGCGTTGCGAACGTTCAACCTGGGGGAAGGGCAGGCCGCGAAGGACCGGGACATCGCCGCCCACTCGCCCGTGCTTGCCGTGCTGGGGACGGATGAGGACGAACCGCAGGACTGGCTTGCGGCAGGACAGGCTCTGGCGCGGGTCTTGTTGCGGGCGCGCGCCGCAGAAGTCTGGGCATCCTTTCTGAACCAACCGATTGAGTTACCTGTGACCCGGCTCCAGTTGCCGCACATTATTGGCCGGCCTGGCTTTCCCCAGTTGATCTTGCGGCTGGGTTACGGCTCTGACGTGAGGCCCACGCCTCGAAGGAGCGTGGAGGAAGTTCTGATTTGATCGGCGTGATTCTACTCGTTTAGACCCCAGTGCGCGTAGGCATCCCGTTGGTGCCCGGTTTGTTCGGGCAACGACGCGGGCGTAGCGGTCGGAGCGGGAGCCGGATCGAGCAACGGCACGGCCAGATCCTGGCGCGCTTCTCCGGGATCGGTTATGAATTGCATCTTTCGGCGTCGGGCCACGTCGTTGAGATAAGCGCGCGCCGCCGCCAGTCCGCTCACCGGCTCGCCGACATGGCTGAACAACGCGACCAACGCCGCATCCCGCTCGCTTCTGCCTTCAACCCACTTCTCGATCCAGCTCTTTAATCGGGAGGAAATCTCGCTCGCCGCATCCAGCGAAAAGATCACCAGATCCGCCGCGGCGGCGATCTCGGACGAGGATTGGACCATCGCCGGGAGCGTCAGGATGTCCGATTTCCAGAGGTGAAGCTGAAAGCGGCAGTCCTGGACGAATTGTTTGGTGATGCGTTCGTAAAGCTGCGCGGCGCGCAACCCGCAATGAAAGTCCTGGTACACGATGACGACAGTGAATTCCGAGTCCTGCTCGGACGCATCGCGCGCGATCAATTGTGCGAGAGATTTTTCCATGGCCAGCACTCTAGACGCAATCCTTGGAGGGAACAATCGGGACAACCCCCAATTCTGGGTAGGCAAAGCGATTAAAAATGCTTAGAGGGTGTCAGACAGGCTCTAAACACCCAACTCGATCTCGAACCCTTCGCGCGCGGCTTCGACCTTCGTCTGGCCGCCGAGCCGGGCCGCGACCTCGCGCGATTTGGCGAGCATTTCCGAGATTTTCTCGTCGCTGTGGCTGGGATCGTGATGGAACAGGAAAAAATTCTTTACGCCGGCTTCGACGGCGAGCGCCACCGAATCGTAAGCGCAACTATGCCCCCACCCAACGTGCCGCGCGTACTCCACATCATCGTATTGCGAATCCATGATCGTGACGTCGGACGCTTTGATGAATTCCAAAAGCTTCCGATCCTGGTTTCGGGCGAATTTTTGCGCATCCGCGACGCTGTCGACCGGCGTGCCGGCAGACTGGCTTTTCAACCGCCCGAACAGTTCGTTATCGGGCAGGTACGTGAGGGACCCGTGGCTGGTGAACAGCCGGTAGCCGACGCAAACGCCGGGATGATTGGCGAAGGCGGCTTCGACTTTCACATTCCCGATTTTGAAGGAGAGGCCCTTGAGTTCCTGGATGGTGATGTTGCCCGGCATTTGCTGCATGCTGATCGGGAAATAAGGGCTTTCCATCTGGATGGAAAGCGTCGCCTCCAATCCTCGGCGAGCGCCTTCATACGAGAGAACTCGGACCACGTTTTTCGGGTCATAAGCGGGGGCGAAGAACGGGAAGCCCTGGATATGGTCCCAGTGCGTGTGCGTCATGAGGAGCGTCAATTCCAGGGACTTGTCCTTGAATTCCGACGCGAGTTGCATGCCCAGCGGGCGAATGCCGGTGCCGGCGTCCAGAATAATGATCTGGCCGTCAGCGCGCACTTCGATGCAGGAAGTGTTTCCCCCGTAATGCACCGTGCTCGGCCCCGGCGTTGGCAAGGAACCGCGCACTCCCCAGAACTTGATTTTGGTCTTCTGCGCGCTCGAAGCGCTCGGCTGGGCCTCCGGGGAGGACTCGGTTTGCTCATTTTGCGCCATGCCATCCAGAATCTTGAACAGTTCCGACGCGATGATCGGTTTGACCAGGACGGCGCTGGCGCCGGCTTCTAGGGCGTTCTGGCGGTCCGACGCGTAGGAATTGGCGGTCGTAACGATGATTTTCGTGGAGGCAAGCCCGCCGCGATGTCCCTGGATAAACCGAATCACCTGAAAGCCATTGCAGCCAGGCATCCGCAAGTCGCATACGACGACGGCGGGCAATTGTTCGGCGGCGAGCTTCAAACCTTTCTCGCCGTCTTCGGCCTCGATAACACTCCAGCCTCGGCCACTCAGCAAACGGGTCAGCGTGCTCCGAAAAACCGGATCATCGTCAATCAGCAGAATTTTCTTCATTTCGCTTTCTTCTCAAGCTGTCATCCGGCTTTCGGAACAGCCTGGCCCGAGGTGCAGCGTGTTCTTAACCGCATCCGCCGAATTAAGCA is a genomic window of Verrucomicrobiota bacterium containing:
- a CDS encoding nitroreductase produces the protein MSSEAKFDPWNVSADDFPHTGTCAEKLEFLLRYAVLAPSSHNSQPWLFRVHTNVVELYADRTRSLRVVDPDDRELIISCGAALGHLKVALRHFAYLGTVEILPDSEDRDLLARIRVGLKGEGSAGDNAMFHAVLKRRTNRQAFSDDPVPGDLIDALERCAAEEGAWFYALRSPETRYGLADLIAVADRRQWANKHFRRELAAWLRPPQSASHDGIPGFALSLTDLLSADGPVALRTFNLGEGQAAKDRDIAAHSPVLAVLGTDEDEPQDWLAAGQALARVLLRARAAEVWASFLNQPIELPVTRLQLPHIIGRPGFPQLILRLGYGSDVRPTPRRSVEEVLI
- a CDS encoding response regulator, yielding MKKILLIDDDPVFRSTLTRLLSGRGWSVIEAEDGEKGLKLAAEQLPAVVVCDLRMPGCNGFQVIRFIQGHRGGLASTKIIVTTANSYASDRQNALEAGASAVLVKPIIASELFKILDGMAQNEQTESSPEAQPSASSAQKTKIKFWGVRGSLPTPGPSTVHYGGNTSCIEVRADGQIIILDAGTGIRPLGMQLASEFKDKSLELTLLMTHTHWDHIQGFPFFAPAYDPKNVVRVLSYEGARRGLEATLSIQMESPYFPISMQQMPGNITIQELKGLSFKIGNVKVEAAFANHPGVCVGYRLFTSHGSLTYLPDNELFGRLKSQSAGTPVDSVADAQKFARNQDRKLLEFIKASDVTIMDSQYDDVEYARHVGWGHSCAYDSVALAVEAGVKNFFLFHHDPSHSDEKISEMLAKSREVAARLGGQTKVEAAREGFEIELGV